GGTAAGAGCGCACGGTTCATACCCGTGAGGTCACTGGTTCGAGTCCAGTCACCGCTACCAGCTTTGGGAGGCAGAGCCGTTGTCGGCCAAAGGACAGTAAGGAAGGAAGGAGGCGCCATGGCCAAGGAAAAGTTTGAGAGAACCAAGCCGCACGTGAACGTCGGCACCATAGGGCATGTGGATC
This portion of the Candidatus Anoxymicrobium japonicum genome encodes:
- a CDS encoding elongation factor Tu encodes the protein MAKEKFERTKPHVNVGTIGHVD